In Antennarius striatus isolate MH-2024 chromosome 10, ASM4005453v1, whole genome shotgun sequence, one DNA window encodes the following:
- the LOC137602688 gene encoding solute carrier family 4 member 11-like isoform X2, producing the protein MEARKVLHFVPTDAPSSGRSKNGYVFQEMELQDGEQEDCGKNSHVNHKGQIYDSQIQISVSDSDFSGFGLLNTTRKHVKPMNFKEEVRAHRDLDDFLAQASILLDERASTLDEVLRRMLSDIAKDGPESCNVEEILNSVFTDVGEKDFTVQLLSETIQGVTVSSTGIHYQQSWLCILSSEKRLQRRHVCITRLERPQNWGVNCCEVRFVILILAPPRTKSTKTTIELGRTFSTMFSDISLRQRLLEVKTQDEFKQELIHQQQQLMAVKEKPVEEEVEDSDPRKMKSLQCKDFLKAGKGIYDDLRRRLPLYPTDFTDGIIGKDRCLLKYTTTAIFLYIAILLPAIAFGSLNDESTRGEIDVQKTIVGQSIGGVIYALFAGSPLVIPLTTAPLAIFISVIRGICDDYDLDFDAFYACIGLWNSLFLILGGLFNVSLLMKLFKRSTEEVIALFISVAFVGDAVKGTVKIFQHFYHGPTLTTTNSTAVIQQINEILEKAENQIGNTLGDHNVTVMGHTEGHPLIFLPESLVQCTREMPILCLLLMLGTLWLGYTLFIIKRSPYLNDKIREVVSDCALPISVVIFSFIGSYLFLDIQLPVFSVHNGPVFRYPPFEKLSGMNTLSAVGLGFLLALLIFIDQNIVISLTHVPEHKLLKGTAFHWDLMLTGFINILMSCLGLPWMHAAFPHSSLHARQLAKVEQHVENGHLYTTIVSVKETRLTSLAAYILIGLSAFMLPIPLQWIPKPVLYGLFLYIAATSLDGNQMVDRMCLLLKEQTSYPPTHYIRRVPQRKIHYFTGLQMIQLIILCAFGMYPLPYMKMVFPLLMILLVPIRTSVLPRVIEAKYLDIMDSQHM; encoded by the exons ATGGAAGCTCGAAAGGTTCTTCATTTTGTGCCAACTG ATGCTCCATCCAGCGGAAGATCCAAGAATGGATATGTTTTCCAAGAGATGG AGCTGCAGGATGGAGAACAAGAGGATTGTGGGAAAAATTCACATGTGAATCACAAAGGCCAAATCTATGACAGTCAGATCCAGATCAGTGTTTCAG atTCTGACTTCTCTGGGTTTGGGCTTTTAAATACAACAAGAAAA CATGTAAAGCCAATGAACTTCAAGGAAGAAGTGCGTGCCCACAGAGACCTGGATGACTTTCTGGCTCAGGCAAGCATCCTTTTGGATGAGAGGGCTTCCACCCTAGATGAGGTCCTAAGGAGAATGTTAAGTGATATAGCCAAGGACGGCCCTGAGAGCTGCAATGTGGAGGAGATCTTGAACTCGGTGTTCACAGATGTAGGAGAGAAGGATTTTACTG TTCAGCTGCTGTCAGAGACCATTCAGGGTGTGACTGTATCCTCAACTGGAATTCATTATCAGCAGTCCTGGCTTTGTATTCT CTCCAGCGAGAAGAGGCTGCAGAGACGACATGTTTGCATCACCCGATTGGAGAGGCCACAGAACTGGGGAGTCAACTGCTGTGAGGTTCGCTTTGTCATCCTCATCCTGGCTCCTCCCAGAACA AAAAGCACCAAGACGACCATCGAACTCGGCAGAACTTTTTCCACGATGTTCTCCGATATCTCCCTCAGGCAGAGGCTTCTAGAGGTCAAGACTCAGGATGAGTTCAAACAGGAGCTCAtccaccaacaacaacagctcatGGCAGTCAAAGAAAAGCCAGttgaagaggaagtggaggacTCAGATCCACGTAAAATGAAATCTCTTCAG TGCAAAGATTTCCTTAAAGCCGGTAAAGGTATTTATGATGACCTCCGCCGCAGACTGCCCCTCTACCCCACAGACTTCACTGATG GTATAATTGGAAAGGACCGCTGCCTGCTGAAGTACACCACCACTGCTATTTTTCTCTACATTGCCATCCTGCTGCCTGCTATTGCATTTGGCTCACTGAACGATGAAAGTACAAGAGGAGAGATAG atgttcaaAAGACAATCGTTGGTCAGAGCATTGGAGGAGTAATATATGCTTTGTTTGCCGGCTCACCACTTGTCATTCCACTAACCACTGCACCCCTGGCCATCTTCATAAGTG TCATCAGGGGCATCTGCGACGACTACGACCTTGACTTTGATGCTTTCTACGCCTGCATAGGTTTATGGAACAGCTTGTTCCTCATCCTTGGAGGCTTATTCAATGTCAGCCTGCTGATGAAACTCTTCAAACG CTCAACAGAAGAAGTCATTGCGCTGTTCATCTCTGTAGCGTTTGTCGGGGATGCAGTGAAAGGCACTGTCAAGA TTTTTCAGCACTTCTATCATGGGCCCACACTGACGACCACGAACAGCACGGCGGTGATTCAGCAGATTAACGAGATTCTGGAGAAGGCAGAGAACCAGATAGGAAACACACTTGGGGATCACAATGTGACGGTGATGGGACATACAGAGGGACATCCCTTAATCTTCCTGCCTGAGTCTCTGGTGCAGTGCACAAGAGAAATGCCCATCCTCTGTCTGTTGCTCATGTTGGGGACGTTGTGGCTCGGCTACACCCTCTTTATTATTAAGAGGAG CCCCTATCTTAATGACAAAATCCGAGAGGTGGTGTCTGACTGTGCTTTGCCCATTTCTGTGGTGATCTTCTCTTTCATAGGCTCCTACCTTTTCCTTGACATACAGC TTCCTGTTTTCAGCGTCCACAATGGCCCAGTCTTCAGATATCCTCCCTTTGAAAAGTTGTCAGGAATGAACACGTTGAGTGCAGTCGGGCTGGGTTTTCTTCTTGCACTGCTCATCTTCATCGATCAGAACATTGtcatctctctcacacatgtACCAGAGCACAA GTTGCTAAAAGGAACGGCCTTTCACTGGGACTTAATGCTGACAGGCTTCATCAACATCCTCATGTCCTGTCTGGGGTTGCCATGGATGCACGCTGCTTTCCCGCATTCATCCCTACATGCCCGTCAGCTTGCTAAAGTGGAACAGCATGTAGAGAATGGACACCTCTACACGAC CATTGTCAGCGTGAAGGAGACACGGCTAACCTCGTTGGCAGCCTATATCCTGATTGGCCTGTCTGCATTCATGCTGCCCATTCCTCTGCAGTGGATTCCCAAGCCCGTCCTGTATGGCCTCTTTCTATACATTGCAGCTACTTCGCTTGATGGTAACCAGATGGTGGACCGCATGTGTCTGCTGCTAAAGGAACAG ACCTCCTATCCTCCCACCCACTACATTCGTCGTGTGCCTCAGAGGAAGATCCACTACTTCACAGGCCTGCAGATGATCCAGCTGATCATCCTGTGTGCCTTTGGGATGTATCCTCTTCCCTATATGAAGATGGTTTTCCCCCTTTTGATGATTTTGCTCGTCCCAATCAG gaCCAGCGTGCTTCCTAGAGTAATTGAAGCCAAATATCTGGATATCATGGATTCCCAGCACATGTAG
- the LOC137602688 gene encoding solute carrier family 4 member 11-like isoform X1 yields the protein MKSKTEAEEMSGVTVNRFAEDAPSSGRSKNGYVFQEMELQDGEQEDCGKNSHVNHKGQIYDSQIQISVSDSDFSGFGLLNTTRKHVKPMNFKEEVRAHRDLDDFLAQASILLDERASTLDEVLRRMLSDIAKDGPESCNVEEILNSVFTDVGEKDFTVQLLSETIQGVTVSSTGIHYQQSWLCILSSEKRLQRRHVCITRLERPQNWGVNCCEVRFVILILAPPRTKSTKTTIELGRTFSTMFSDISLRQRLLEVKTQDEFKQELIHQQQQLMAVKEKPVEEEVEDSDPRKMKSLQCKDFLKAGKGIYDDLRRRLPLYPTDFTDGIIGKDRCLLKYTTTAIFLYIAILLPAIAFGSLNDESTRGEIDVQKTIVGQSIGGVIYALFAGSPLVIPLTTAPLAIFISVIRGICDDYDLDFDAFYACIGLWNSLFLILGGLFNVSLLMKLFKRSTEEVIALFISVAFVGDAVKGTVKIFQHFYHGPTLTTTNSTAVIQQINEILEKAENQIGNTLGDHNVTVMGHTEGHPLIFLPESLVQCTREMPILCLLLMLGTLWLGYTLFIIKRSPYLNDKIREVVSDCALPISVVIFSFIGSYLFLDIQLPVFSVHNGPVFRYPPFEKLSGMNTLSAVGLGFLLALLIFIDQNIVISLTHVPEHKLLKGTAFHWDLMLTGFINILMSCLGLPWMHAAFPHSSLHARQLAKVEQHVENGHLYTTIVSVKETRLTSLAAYILIGLSAFMLPIPLQWIPKPVLYGLFLYIAATSLDGNQMVDRMCLLLKEQTSYPPTHYIRRVPQRKIHYFTGLQMIQLIILCAFGMYPLPYMKMVFPLLMILLVPIRTSVLPRVIEAKYLDIMDSQHM from the exons ATGCTCCATCCAGCGGAAGATCCAAGAATGGATATGTTTTCCAAGAGATGG AGCTGCAGGATGGAGAACAAGAGGATTGTGGGAAAAATTCACATGTGAATCACAAAGGCCAAATCTATGACAGTCAGATCCAGATCAGTGTTTCAG atTCTGACTTCTCTGGGTTTGGGCTTTTAAATACAACAAGAAAA CATGTAAAGCCAATGAACTTCAAGGAAGAAGTGCGTGCCCACAGAGACCTGGATGACTTTCTGGCTCAGGCAAGCATCCTTTTGGATGAGAGGGCTTCCACCCTAGATGAGGTCCTAAGGAGAATGTTAAGTGATATAGCCAAGGACGGCCCTGAGAGCTGCAATGTGGAGGAGATCTTGAACTCGGTGTTCACAGATGTAGGAGAGAAGGATTTTACTG TTCAGCTGCTGTCAGAGACCATTCAGGGTGTGACTGTATCCTCAACTGGAATTCATTATCAGCAGTCCTGGCTTTGTATTCT CTCCAGCGAGAAGAGGCTGCAGAGACGACATGTTTGCATCACCCGATTGGAGAGGCCACAGAACTGGGGAGTCAACTGCTGTGAGGTTCGCTTTGTCATCCTCATCCTGGCTCCTCCCAGAACA AAAAGCACCAAGACGACCATCGAACTCGGCAGAACTTTTTCCACGATGTTCTCCGATATCTCCCTCAGGCAGAGGCTTCTAGAGGTCAAGACTCAGGATGAGTTCAAACAGGAGCTCAtccaccaacaacaacagctcatGGCAGTCAAAGAAAAGCCAGttgaagaggaagtggaggacTCAGATCCACGTAAAATGAAATCTCTTCAG TGCAAAGATTTCCTTAAAGCCGGTAAAGGTATTTATGATGACCTCCGCCGCAGACTGCCCCTCTACCCCACAGACTTCACTGATG GTATAATTGGAAAGGACCGCTGCCTGCTGAAGTACACCACCACTGCTATTTTTCTCTACATTGCCATCCTGCTGCCTGCTATTGCATTTGGCTCACTGAACGATGAAAGTACAAGAGGAGAGATAG atgttcaaAAGACAATCGTTGGTCAGAGCATTGGAGGAGTAATATATGCTTTGTTTGCCGGCTCACCACTTGTCATTCCACTAACCACTGCACCCCTGGCCATCTTCATAAGTG TCATCAGGGGCATCTGCGACGACTACGACCTTGACTTTGATGCTTTCTACGCCTGCATAGGTTTATGGAACAGCTTGTTCCTCATCCTTGGAGGCTTATTCAATGTCAGCCTGCTGATGAAACTCTTCAAACG CTCAACAGAAGAAGTCATTGCGCTGTTCATCTCTGTAGCGTTTGTCGGGGATGCAGTGAAAGGCACTGTCAAGA TTTTTCAGCACTTCTATCATGGGCCCACACTGACGACCACGAACAGCACGGCGGTGATTCAGCAGATTAACGAGATTCTGGAGAAGGCAGAGAACCAGATAGGAAACACACTTGGGGATCACAATGTGACGGTGATGGGACATACAGAGGGACATCCCTTAATCTTCCTGCCTGAGTCTCTGGTGCAGTGCACAAGAGAAATGCCCATCCTCTGTCTGTTGCTCATGTTGGGGACGTTGTGGCTCGGCTACACCCTCTTTATTATTAAGAGGAG CCCCTATCTTAATGACAAAATCCGAGAGGTGGTGTCTGACTGTGCTTTGCCCATTTCTGTGGTGATCTTCTCTTTCATAGGCTCCTACCTTTTCCTTGACATACAGC TTCCTGTTTTCAGCGTCCACAATGGCCCAGTCTTCAGATATCCTCCCTTTGAAAAGTTGTCAGGAATGAACACGTTGAGTGCAGTCGGGCTGGGTTTTCTTCTTGCACTGCTCATCTTCATCGATCAGAACATTGtcatctctctcacacatgtACCAGAGCACAA GTTGCTAAAAGGAACGGCCTTTCACTGGGACTTAATGCTGACAGGCTTCATCAACATCCTCATGTCCTGTCTGGGGTTGCCATGGATGCACGCTGCTTTCCCGCATTCATCCCTACATGCCCGTCAGCTTGCTAAAGTGGAACAGCATGTAGAGAATGGACACCTCTACACGAC CATTGTCAGCGTGAAGGAGACACGGCTAACCTCGTTGGCAGCCTATATCCTGATTGGCCTGTCTGCATTCATGCTGCCCATTCCTCTGCAGTGGATTCCCAAGCCCGTCCTGTATGGCCTCTTTCTATACATTGCAGCTACTTCGCTTGATGGTAACCAGATGGTGGACCGCATGTGTCTGCTGCTAAAGGAACAG ACCTCCTATCCTCCCACCCACTACATTCGTCGTGTGCCTCAGAGGAAGATCCACTACTTCACAGGCCTGCAGATGATCCAGCTGATCATCCTGTGTGCCTTTGGGATGTATCCTCTTCCCTATATGAAGATGGTTTTCCCCCTTTTGATGATTTTGCTCGTCCCAATCAG gaCCAGCGTGCTTCCTAGAGTAATTGAAGCCAAATATCTGGATATCATGGATTCCCAGCACATGTAG
- the LOC137602688 gene encoding solute carrier family 4 member 11-like isoform X3 — MTVRSRSVFQHVKPMNFKEEVRAHRDLDDFLAQASILLDERASTLDEVLRRMLSDIAKDGPESCNVEEILNSVFTDVGEKDFTVQLLSETIQGVTVSSTGIHYQQSWLCILSSEKRLQRRHVCITRLERPQNWGVNCCEVRFVILILAPPRTKSTKTTIELGRTFSTMFSDISLRQRLLEVKTQDEFKQELIHQQQQLMAVKEKPVEEEVEDSDPRKMKSLQCKDFLKAGKGIYDDLRRRLPLYPTDFTDGIIGKDRCLLKYTTTAIFLYIAILLPAIAFGSLNDESTRGEIDVQKTIVGQSIGGVIYALFAGSPLVIPLTTAPLAIFISVIRGICDDYDLDFDAFYACIGLWNSLFLILGGLFNVSLLMKLFKRSTEEVIALFISVAFVGDAVKGTVKIFQHFYHGPTLTTTNSTAVIQQINEILEKAENQIGNTLGDHNVTVMGHTEGHPLIFLPESLVQCTREMPILCLLLMLGTLWLGYTLFIIKRSPYLNDKIREVVSDCALPISVVIFSFIGSYLFLDIQLPVFSVHNGPVFRYPPFEKLSGMNTLSAVGLGFLLALLIFIDQNIVISLTHVPEHKLLKGTAFHWDLMLTGFINILMSCLGLPWMHAAFPHSSLHARQLAKVEQHVENGHLYTTIVSVKETRLTSLAAYILIGLSAFMLPIPLQWIPKPVLYGLFLYIAATSLDGNQMVDRMCLLLKEQTSYPPTHYIRRVPQRKIHYFTGLQMIQLIILCAFGMYPLPYMKMVFPLLMILLVPIRTSVLPRVIEAKYLDIMDSQHM; from the exons ATGACAGTCAGATCCAGATCAGTGTTTCAG CATGTAAAGCCAATGAACTTCAAGGAAGAAGTGCGTGCCCACAGAGACCTGGATGACTTTCTGGCTCAGGCAAGCATCCTTTTGGATGAGAGGGCTTCCACCCTAGATGAGGTCCTAAGGAGAATGTTAAGTGATATAGCCAAGGACGGCCCTGAGAGCTGCAATGTGGAGGAGATCTTGAACTCGGTGTTCACAGATGTAGGAGAGAAGGATTTTACTG TTCAGCTGCTGTCAGAGACCATTCAGGGTGTGACTGTATCCTCAACTGGAATTCATTATCAGCAGTCCTGGCTTTGTATTCT CTCCAGCGAGAAGAGGCTGCAGAGACGACATGTTTGCATCACCCGATTGGAGAGGCCACAGAACTGGGGAGTCAACTGCTGTGAGGTTCGCTTTGTCATCCTCATCCTGGCTCCTCCCAGAACA AAAAGCACCAAGACGACCATCGAACTCGGCAGAACTTTTTCCACGATGTTCTCCGATATCTCCCTCAGGCAGAGGCTTCTAGAGGTCAAGACTCAGGATGAGTTCAAACAGGAGCTCAtccaccaacaacaacagctcatGGCAGTCAAAGAAAAGCCAGttgaagaggaagtggaggacTCAGATCCACGTAAAATGAAATCTCTTCAG TGCAAAGATTTCCTTAAAGCCGGTAAAGGTATTTATGATGACCTCCGCCGCAGACTGCCCCTCTACCCCACAGACTTCACTGATG GTATAATTGGAAAGGACCGCTGCCTGCTGAAGTACACCACCACTGCTATTTTTCTCTACATTGCCATCCTGCTGCCTGCTATTGCATTTGGCTCACTGAACGATGAAAGTACAAGAGGAGAGATAG atgttcaaAAGACAATCGTTGGTCAGAGCATTGGAGGAGTAATATATGCTTTGTTTGCCGGCTCACCACTTGTCATTCCACTAACCACTGCACCCCTGGCCATCTTCATAAGTG TCATCAGGGGCATCTGCGACGACTACGACCTTGACTTTGATGCTTTCTACGCCTGCATAGGTTTATGGAACAGCTTGTTCCTCATCCTTGGAGGCTTATTCAATGTCAGCCTGCTGATGAAACTCTTCAAACG CTCAACAGAAGAAGTCATTGCGCTGTTCATCTCTGTAGCGTTTGTCGGGGATGCAGTGAAAGGCACTGTCAAGA TTTTTCAGCACTTCTATCATGGGCCCACACTGACGACCACGAACAGCACGGCGGTGATTCAGCAGATTAACGAGATTCTGGAGAAGGCAGAGAACCAGATAGGAAACACACTTGGGGATCACAATGTGACGGTGATGGGACATACAGAGGGACATCCCTTAATCTTCCTGCCTGAGTCTCTGGTGCAGTGCACAAGAGAAATGCCCATCCTCTGTCTGTTGCTCATGTTGGGGACGTTGTGGCTCGGCTACACCCTCTTTATTATTAAGAGGAG CCCCTATCTTAATGACAAAATCCGAGAGGTGGTGTCTGACTGTGCTTTGCCCATTTCTGTGGTGATCTTCTCTTTCATAGGCTCCTACCTTTTCCTTGACATACAGC TTCCTGTTTTCAGCGTCCACAATGGCCCAGTCTTCAGATATCCTCCCTTTGAAAAGTTGTCAGGAATGAACACGTTGAGTGCAGTCGGGCTGGGTTTTCTTCTTGCACTGCTCATCTTCATCGATCAGAACATTGtcatctctctcacacatgtACCAGAGCACAA GTTGCTAAAAGGAACGGCCTTTCACTGGGACTTAATGCTGACAGGCTTCATCAACATCCTCATGTCCTGTCTGGGGTTGCCATGGATGCACGCTGCTTTCCCGCATTCATCCCTACATGCCCGTCAGCTTGCTAAAGTGGAACAGCATGTAGAGAATGGACACCTCTACACGAC CATTGTCAGCGTGAAGGAGACACGGCTAACCTCGTTGGCAGCCTATATCCTGATTGGCCTGTCTGCATTCATGCTGCCCATTCCTCTGCAGTGGATTCCCAAGCCCGTCCTGTATGGCCTCTTTCTATACATTGCAGCTACTTCGCTTGATGGTAACCAGATGGTGGACCGCATGTGTCTGCTGCTAAAGGAACAG ACCTCCTATCCTCCCACCCACTACATTCGTCGTGTGCCTCAGAGGAAGATCCACTACTTCACAGGCCTGCAGATGATCCAGCTGATCATCCTGTGTGCCTTTGGGATGTATCCTCTTCCCTATATGAAGATGGTTTTCCCCCTTTTGATGATTTTGCTCGTCCCAATCAG gaCCAGCGTGCTTCCTAGAGTAATTGAAGCCAAATATCTGGATATCATGGATTCCCAGCACATGTAG